A stretch of the Saprospiraceae bacterium genome encodes the following:
- a CDS encoding VCBS repeat-containing protein: MIKSFQFKIGLFFFIFFSIIACKPTVDPTTNMVGLLEKTFKKNSVKENFYFPNYALIYYDSLLKINLSFEETMECLFGKGTTLLALGREREAIQAFELVASKLKDPYGSGTATLMGKLALAYLRMGERQNCINNHTAESCLLPIQGTGIHKDQSGSRTAIKLFTNILDRTPDDYSARWLLNIAYMTVGEYPASVPQKYLIGNLDKDPVTVPFKPFVDIAPFLGLNTKNMAGGLIVDDFNNDNLLDAVTSDWGLTEPMHFFTNDGKGGFNNQSNSSNLGKLNGGLNIMQVDYNNDGYLDIFVLRGGWMEQFGEQPNSLIKNNGDGTFTDVTVQAGLLCYFPTQAAVWRDFNKDGWLDLFIGNETSNQQAIYPSQFFINNTDGTFTESAAKAGCRIIDFTKGVSAGDYDNDGLEDIYISSAAGNQRLFRNTGIKNGIPQFIDVTHQAGLDDIKIKTFPTWFWDYNNDGWLDIFVSGYAFGKSIAHTMCSDALGIPHTGSKMYLYQNNKNGTFTNVSKAAGLDYPVFTMGCNFGDIDNDGYLDMYLATGNPEFEAIVPNKLFRNTGNGSFMDISVVARVANLQKGHAVAIADIDNDGDQDIYVIIGGAYPGDYFHNSLYLNPGQNNNRWLHLLLEGKESNRSALGARIKIVITENGVKRSIYRVVNSGGSFGSTSLRKDIGLGQADVIDELSITWPRTQKTQSFYNVPVNQSIKLIEGQGSLIKLELPIQKFIGDSTKIPMCKPANI, from the coding sequence ATGATTAAGTCATTTCAATTTAAAATTGGACTTTTTTTCTTTATTTTTTTCTCAATAATCGCATGCAAACCGACTGTAGATCCCACTACTAACATGGTCGGGCTTTTGGAAAAAACCTTCAAAAAAAATTCAGTCAAAGAAAATTTTTACTTTCCTAATTATGCATTGATATATTATGATTCTTTATTGAAGATTAATTTAAGTTTTGAAGAGACAATGGAATGTCTCTTCGGCAAAGGAACCACCCTCTTGGCTTTGGGTAGAGAACGTGAGGCAATTCAGGCATTTGAATTGGTTGCAAGTAAATTAAAGGATCCTTATGGCAGTGGTACTGCTACTTTAATGGGTAAATTGGCTTTAGCATATTTAAGAATGGGAGAACGCCAAAATTGTATCAACAACCATACTGCTGAATCCTGTTTATTACCAATTCAAGGCACCGGGATTCATAAAGATCAATCCGGTTCGCGAACTGCCATCAAGTTATTTACAAATATTTTAGACCGAACTCCTGATGATTATTCAGCCCGTTGGCTATTAAATATTGCCTATATGACTGTTGGAGAATATCCGGCTTCGGTACCTCAAAAATATTTAATTGGAAATCTTGATAAAGATCCTGTCACAGTTCCTTTTAAACCCTTTGTAGACATTGCTCCTTTTCTTGGATTGAATACAAAAAACATGGCCGGCGGTTTAATTGTTGATGATTTTAATAATGATAATTTATTAGACGCTGTAACTTCTGACTGGGGATTAACAGAACCCATGCATTTTTTTACCAATGATGGCAAAGGTGGTTTTAATAATCAGTCCAACAGCTCTAATTTAGGCAAATTAAATGGTGGACTAAACATCATGCAAGTTGATTATAATAATGATGGCTATTTGGATATTTTTGTTTTAAGAGGTGGATGGATGGAGCAGTTTGGCGAACAACCGAATTCATTAATTAAAAATAATGGGGACGGCACGTTTACAGATGTAACCGTTCAAGCAGGTTTGTTGTGTTATTTTCCAACTCAGGCAGCTGTTTGGAGAGATTTCAATAAAGATGGTTGGTTGGACTTATTTATTGGTAATGAAACATCCAATCAACAAGCAATCTACCCAAGTCAATTTTTCATTAATAATACAGACGGGACGTTTACAGAATCCGCTGCTAAAGCAGGTTGTCGGATTATAGATTTTACAAAAGGAGTTAGTGCCGGTGATTATGATAATGATGGTTTAGAAGATATCTACATATCCAGTGCAGCTGGAAATCAAAGATTATTTAGAAATACCGGAATCAAAAACGGAATTCCACAATTTATTGATGTGACACATCAGGCCGGTTTAGATGATATTAAAATCAAAACATTTCCTACCTGGTTTTGGGACTATAATAACGATGGTTGGCTGGATATTTTTGTGAGTGGATATGCTTTTGGCAAATCTATAGCACATACGATGTGCTCCGATGCTTTAGGAATTCCACACACCGGGAGCAAAATGTACTTGTATCAAAATAACAAAAACGGAACTTTTACCAATGTTTCAAAAGCTGCCGGACTTGATTATCCTGTTTTCACTATGGGCTGCAATTTTGGTGATATTGACAATGACGGATATCTGGATATGTATTTAGCTACCGGCAATCCTGAATTTGAAGCAATTGTTCCAAATAAATTATTCAGAAATACTGGAAATGGCAGTTTTATGGATATTTCTGTAGTTGCACGTGTTGCAAATCTTCAAAAAGGACATGCGGTAGCCATAGCGGATATCGATAACGACGGTGATCAGGATATTTATGTTATTATCGGAGGTGCTTACCCTGGTGATTATTTTCATAATTCACTCTATTTAAATCCTGGTCAAAATAACAATCGATGGTTACATCTGCTTTTAGAAGGTAAAGAGTCGAATCGCTCTGCGCTTGGTGCCAGAATTAAAATCGTTATTACTGAAAATGGAGTTAAGAGGTCCATTTATCGCGTCGTAAATTCAGGTGGCAGTTTTGGAAGCACTTCTTTGAGAAAAGATATCGGCCTGGGTCAAGCGGATGTTATAGACGAATTAAGCATTACTTGGCCAAGAACTCAAAAAACGCAATCCTTTTATAATGTACCCGTTAATCAAAGTATTAAATTAATAGAAGGTCAAGGAAGTTTAATAAAATTAGAGTTACCAATACAAAAATTCATTGGGGATAGCACAAAAATTCCAATGTGCAAACCAGCAAATATTTAA
- a CDS encoding 2-dehydropantoate 2-reductase yields MKHLAVLGLGGVGGYLGGMLAKHYEKNPDVTISFICRGDHLQQIKEHGLHVKTPSLDFVAKPNHATDKPESIKPIDFLFCCTKTYGLESALHSIKTCVHRNTIFIPLLNGVDSFEHIKKIFPDNPVWNACIYIVSRKIAPGEIVVSGIEPKFFFGTDSKAIDALSTFHNLMHEAAIPSIYTIEIVKEMWEKFFFISPVASLTSWLNQNIGEFRQHTNHVETLRLLINELRSVADKLNIPVDANIVNIVLDRVFFLPPETTTSMHSDFINKNETELESLTGYVVHLAKKLQLTLPNYERIYQDLLLRNHSSK; encoded by the coding sequence ATGAAACACCTCGCTGTCTTAGGCTTGGGAGGCGTTGGAGGATATCTGGGTGGTATGCTTGCAAAACACTATGAAAAAAATCCAGATGTTACTATAAGCTTTATATGTCGCGGAGATCATTTACAACAAATTAAAGAGCATGGTTTACACGTTAAAACTCCTAGCCTTGATTTTGTTGCAAAACCAAATCATGCGACCGATAAACCGGAATCTATAAAACCTATTGATTTTCTTTTTTGCTGTACCAAAACCTATGGTTTAGAATCCGCACTGCATTCAATCAAAACTTGTGTTCATCGAAATACCATTTTTATACCTCTTTTAAATGGTGTTGACAGTTTTGAGCATATTAAAAAAATATTTCCTGACAATCCGGTTTGGAATGCTTGTATTTATATCGTTTCAAGAAAAATAGCTCCTGGTGAAATTGTGGTAAGCGGAATTGAACCAAAATTTTTTTTTGGAACCGATTCCAAAGCGATTGATGCATTGAGTACTTTCCATAATTTAATGCACGAGGCCGCTATTCCCTCCATTTATACAATTGAAATCGTAAAAGAAATGTGGGAGAAATTTTTCTTCATTTCCCCCGTAGCCAGTTTAACCAGTTGGTTAAATCAAAACATCGGCGAGTTTCGTCAACATACTAATCATGTTGAAACCTTACGTTTGTTAATTAATGAACTTAGGTCCGTTGCTGACAAATTAAACATTCCTGTAGATGCCAATATTGTTAATATTGTGTTGGACAGGGTATTCTTTTTACCACCTGAAACAACTACTTCCATGCATTCAGATTTTATCAATAAAAACGAAACTGAATTAGAGTCCCTCACGGGTTATGTAGTTCACTTAGCAAAAAAACTTCAGCTGACCTTGCCAAATTATGAAAGAATTTATCAGGATCTTTTATTAAGAAACCATAGCTCTAAATAA
- a CDS encoding S9 family peptidase: MKRIAFYLLLFSVHLMFAQSKHAITHEDMWLLKRVGAPAMSPDGKWVVFSVLEPSYDSKEQINDLWIVPSDASAPPRKITAGKAGESAYSWSPDSRFIAFVAKRDGEEESQIYTLNLAQGGEAQKLTKLSGGASGPKWSPDGSKILFTSEVYPLCYADSTNKKMIDEKKKIKYKARVYTSFPIRNWDHWLDEKQTHLFVQAVHPDSMALNLFTNVAISKEAGFSFFSASWTPDSKQIVFAASTNNNTAAYQEPTSQLFSVSISGGEANQITSSQENYENPDFSLDGNYLICFYSQNNNNKVYNQNRIVRFDWPSMKNKIILNSKLDRPIQSYCVAPNKLYLAVEDRGHNVIYTINISNSGLNKQSKESIGSYSNLSCSKTIPEIVVGNYESATMPPEVVRITEEKSHYSLSYFNKLKLSELELNPIEEIWFKSSRAKQIRSVLVKPAGFDASKKYPLLVLIHGGPAGSWMDNWSYRWNYQLLAKPGYILLATDFTGSTGYGEKFSQDIALDPFKGPGDEINEAAADAIKRFSFIDGTKQAAGGASYGGHLANWLQATTSHYKCLISHAGLVNSISQWGTSDAIFNRETMNGGTPWSAAKTWKEQNPFNFADQFKTPMLVTVGELDYRVPLNNSIENWHILQRQKVPSKLIVFPEENHWILKAENSRFFYQEVQAWLEKYLK; encoded by the coding sequence ATGAAAAGAATTGCATTCTATTTACTACTATTTAGTGTCCATTTAATGTTTGCTCAAAGTAAACATGCCATTACACATGAAGACATGTGGCTGTTAAAACGCGTCGGTGCTCCAGCTATGAGTCCGGATGGAAAATGGGTTGTGTTTAGTGTATTGGAACCCTCTTATGATTCCAAAGAACAAATAAATGATTTATGGATCGTTCCATCTGATGCATCCGCTCCGCCTCGTAAAATTACTGCTGGAAAAGCCGGAGAAAGCGCTTATTCCTGGAGCCCTGACAGTCGATTTATCGCTTTTGTAGCCAAGCGGGATGGAGAAGAAGAATCCCAGATCTATACACTTAATTTAGCTCAAGGCGGTGAAGCACAAAAACTAACCAAATTATCAGGCGGTGCATCCGGTCCGAAGTGGAGTCCCGATGGTTCAAAAATATTATTTACCAGTGAGGTCTATCCATTATGCTATGCGGATTCTACTAATAAGAAAATGATTGATGAGAAGAAAAAAATAAAATATAAAGCTCGGGTATATACTAGCTTTCCAATTCGAAATTGGGACCACTGGCTGGATGAAAAACAAACACATCTATTTGTTCAGGCTGTACATCCGGATAGCATGGCACTGAATCTTTTTACAAATGTAGCCATTAGTAAAGAAGCCGGATTTTCCTTTTTCAGTGCATCCTGGACTCCGGATAGCAAACAAATTGTATTCGCAGCATCAACAAACAACAATACCGCAGCTTACCAGGAACCTACTTCTCAGTTATTTAGCGTATCAATATCAGGGGGTGAAGCAAACCAAATAACTTCCAGTCAGGAAAATTATGAAAATCCTGATTTCAGTTTAGATGGTAATTATTTAATTTGTTTTTACAGTCAGAATAATAATAATAAAGTATATAATCAAAATCGTATTGTCCGTTTTGATTGGCCTTCAATGAAAAATAAAATAATTTTGAATTCAAAATTAGACAGACCCATTCAAAGTTATTGTGTAGCGCCGAATAAATTATATTTAGCAGTAGAAGACCGCGGACATAATGTAATTTATACTATAAATATTTCAAATTCAGGTCTCAATAAACAGAGTAAAGAATCGATTGGTTCATATTCAAATTTGTCTTGCTCTAAAACCATTCCTGAAATTGTTGTTGGAAATTATGAATCGGCTACCATGCCACCCGAAGTAGTTCGCATTACAGAAGAAAAATCTCATTACAGTCTTAGTTATTTTAATAAACTAAAGCTCTCCGAACTGGAATTAAATCCAATAGAAGAAATTTGGTTTAAATCAAGTCGAGCTAAGCAAATCCGAAGTGTATTGGTTAAGCCTGCTGGATTTGATGCTTCAAAAAAATATCCTTTGCTGGTATTAATTCATGGAGGACCGGCGGGATCCTGGATGGATAACTGGTCTTACCGATGGAACTATCAGCTTTTAGCAAAACCTGGATATATTTTGTTGGCAACTGATTTCACAGGCTCAACCGGATATGGAGAAAAATTTTCACAAGACATTGCACTGGATCCTTTTAAAGGACCTGGCGATGAAATCAATGAAGCAGCTGCAGATGCTATAAAGCGATTTTCATTTATCGATGGTACAAAACAAGCTGCTGGGGGAGCCAGTTATGGTGGCCATTTAGCAAATTGGTTGCAGGCAACTACCTCGCATTACAAATGTTTGATCAGTCATGCCGGACTCGTAAACAGCATTTCGCAATGGGGAACCAGTGATGCAATATTCAATCGTGAAACCATGAATGGCGGTACGCCGTGGAGTGCTGCAAAAACATGGAAAGAACAAAATCCGTTTAATTTTGCTGACCAATTTAAAACACCTATGCTGGTGACTGTTGGTGAATTGGATTATCGGGTGCCTCTTAATAATTCAATCGAAAACTGGCATATTCTTCAGCGTCAAAAAGTTCCTAGCAAACTAATTGTGTTCCCTGAAGAAAATCATTGGATACTCAAAGCAGAAAACAGCAGATTCTTTTATCAGGAAGTTCAAGCCTGGTTGGAAAAATATTTGAAATAA